The following proteins come from a genomic window of Streptococcus pneumoniae:
- a CDS encoding VOC family protein, whose product MNLNQLDIIVSNVPQVCADLEHILDKKADYADDGFAQFTIGSHCLMLSQNHLVPLENFQSGIIIHIEVEDVDQNYKRLNELGIKVLHGPTVTDWGTESLLVQGPAGLVLDFYRMK is encoded by the coding sequence ATGAATTTAAATCAATTAGATATTATCGTTTCAAATGTTCCCCAAGTCTGTGCTGACTTGGAGCATATCTTGGATAAAAAGGCAGATTATGCTGATGATGGTTTTGCTCAGTTTACGATTGGTAGTCACTGCCTTATGTTGTCACAAAATCATTTGGTTCCTTTGGAAAACTTTCAGTCAGGAATCATTATTCATATCGAGGTTGAGGATGTAGACCAGAACTACAAACGGTTGAACGAGCTTGGTATAAAGGTTTTACACGGACCAACTGTAACCGATTGGGGAACAGAGTCCTTATTAGTTCAAGGACCTGCTGGTCTAGTGCTTGATTTTTATCGTATGAAATAG
- a CDS encoding deoxycytidylate deaminase produces the protein MTEKRLAWDEYFAAQALLIANRSTCKRAKVGAILVKDNKVISTGYNGSVSGTEHCIDHECLVIEGHCVRTLHAEVNAILQGAERGVPKGFTAYVTHFPCLNCTKQLLQVGCKRVVYINQYRMDDYAQYLYQEKGTELTHLPLETVQTALKEADLM, from the coding sequence ATGACTGAAAAAAGACTGGCCTGGGATGAGTATTTTGCAGCCCAAGCCCTACTAATTGCGAATCGTTCCACTTGTAAACGTGCTAAAGTGGGCGCGATTCTGGTAAAAGATAATAAGGTTATTTCCACTGGTTACAATGGTTCGGTGTCAGGGACTGAGCATTGTATTGATCACGAATGTTTGGTCATTGAAGGCCACTGTGTTCGCACCCTTCACGCTGAGGTCAATGCTATCCTTCAAGGTGCTGAGCGTGGTGTTCCCAAAGGCTTTACAGCCTATGTAACCCATTTTCCTTGTCTCAACTGTACAAAACAATTGCTTCAGGTCGGCTGCAAGCGCGTGGTTTATATCAACCAGTACCGAATGGACGACTACGCCCAATACCTTTATCAAGAAAAAGGGACAGAATTGACCCATTTACCACTTGAGACAGTACAGACAGCTCTTAAAGAGGCTGATCTAATGTAA
- a CDS encoding DegV family protein encodes MTWKIIADSGCDYRQLPTPAINTTFVSVPLTIQVADQVFVDDASLDIDQMMETMYATAEASKSACPSPDDYLRAFEGAENIFLVTITGTLSGSHNSAQLAKNIYLEDHPDTKIHVIDSLSAGGEVDLLVEKLNDLIDQGLSFEEVVEAITAYQEKTKLLFVLAKVDNLVKNGRLSKLIGTVVGLLNIRMVGKASETGTLELLQKARGSKKSVQAAYDELVKAGYAGGRIVMAQRNNEKCCQQLSERIRETFPQADIKILPTSGLCSFYAEEGGLLMGYEID; translated from the coding sequence ATGACTTGGAAGATTATTGCTGACTCTGGTTGTGATTATCGTCAACTGCCAACACCAGCTATTAACACAACCTTTGTAAGTGTCCCCTTAACCATTCAAGTAGCTGATCAGGTCTTTGTTGATGACGCCAGTCTCGATATTGACCAAATGATGGAAACCATGTATGCAACTGCAGAAGCTTCAAAATCAGCTTGTCCAAGCCCAGATGACTATTTGCGAGCATTTGAAGGTGCCGAAAACATTTTCCTAGTAACCATCACAGGTACCCTTTCTGGCAGTCACAATAGTGCTCAACTAGCAAAGAATATTTATCTGGAAGACCATCCTGACACTAAGATTCATGTGATTGATAGTTTATCTGCTGGTGGTGAAGTTGACCTACTCGTAGAAAAATTGAATGACTTGATTGACCAAGGCTTGTCTTTTGAAGAAGTGGTTGAAGCTATCACCGCCTATCAAGAAAAAACTAAGTTGCTCTTTGTCCTAGCCAAAGTCGATAACTTGGTGAAGAACGGCCGTTTGAGCAAGCTTATCGGTACGGTCGTTGGCCTTCTCAACATTCGTATGGTCGGAAAAGCTAGTGAAACTGGAACTCTCGAATTGCTACAAAAAGCAAGGGGATCAAAGAAATCAGTTCAAGCTGCCTATGATGAGTTAGTAAAAGCTGGATATGCTGGTGGCCGTATTGTCATGGCCCAACGCAATAACGAAAAATGTTGTCAACAGCTCTCAGAGCGAATCCGTGAAACCTTCCCACAAGCGGATATTAAAATTCTACCAACCTCTGGTCTCTGCAGTTTCTATGCAGAAGAGGGCGGTTTGCTGATGGGCTATGAAATTGATTAA
- the manA gene encoding mannose-6-phosphate isomerase, class I: MSEPLFLQSVMQEKIWGGAKLRDEFGYDIPSEKIGEYWAISAHPNGVSKVANGRYEGTDLATLYAEHRELFGNRPEPVFPLLTKILDANDWLSVQVHPDDAYGLEHEGELGKTECWYIIAADEGSEIIYGHNAKSKEELRQQIEDKNWDDLLTKVPVKAGDFFYVPSGTMHAIGAGILILETQQSSDTTYRVYDFDRKDDKGNLRELHLEKSIDVLNIGEPANSRPVTVKADDLRSTLLVSNDFFAVYKWEITGKVDFEKTADYSLLSVLAGQGQLTVDGKNYPIQKGSHFILPSDVEAWTLEGQGLELIVSHP, encoded by the coding sequence ATGTCAGAACCATTATTTTTACAATCAGTTATGCAAGAAAAAATCTGGGGTGGAGCCAAGCTACGTGATGAGTTTGGCTACGACATCCCAAGTGAAAAAATCGGAGAATATTGGGCCATCTCAGCCCATCCAAATGGAGTCTCTAAAGTTGCCAATGGTCGTTACGAGGGAACAGATCTTGCTACTTTGTATGCGGAACACCGTGAATTATTTGGCAATCGTCCAGAACCTGTATTTCCACTTTTGACCAAGATCCTCGATGCCAACGACTGGCTCAGTGTCCAAGTTCACCCAGACGATGCTTATGGACTCGAGCATGAAGGCGAACTCGGAAAAACAGAATGCTGGTACATTATCGCAGCGGATGAAGGTTCAGAGATTATCTACGGTCACAATGCCAAGTCAAAAGAAGAACTCCGCCAGCAAATCGAGGACAAGAACTGGGATGACTTGTTGACCAAAGTCCCTGTTAAGGCTGGAGATTTCTTCTATGTACCAAGCGGGACTATGCACGCTATCGGGGCGGGTATCTTAATCCTTGAAACCCAGCAGTCTAGCGATACCACCTATCGCGTCTATGACTTTGACCGCAAGGATGACAAAGGCAACTTGCGTGAACTTCATCTTGAAAAATCCATCGATGTCTTGAACATTGGTGAGCCAGCAAATAGCCGTCCTGTAACTGTTAAAGCAGATGATTTGCGTTCCACTCTCCTTGTATCTAATGATTTCTTCGCAGTTTACAAGTGGGAAATTACTGGAAAAGTTGACTTTGAAAAGACAGCTGACTACAGTTTATTGAGTGTCTTAGCTGGTCAAGGTCAGCTAACTGTTGACGGGAAAAATTATCCAATTCAAAAAGGCAGCCACTTTATCCTACCAAGTGATGTTGAAGCTTGGACTCTGGAAGGGCAAGGTTTGGAATTGATTGTTAGCCATCCATAA
- a CDS encoding BaiN/RdsA family NAD(P)/FAD-dependent oxidoreductase: MKHFDTIVIGGGPAGMMATISSSFYGQKTLLIEKNRKLGKKLAGTGGGRCNVTNNGSLDNLLAGIPGNGRFLYSVFSQFDNHDIINFFTENGVKLKVEDHGRVFPASDKSRTIIEALEKKITELGGQVATQIEIVSVKKVDDQFVLKSADQTFTCEKLIVTTGGKSYPSTGSTGFGHEIARHFKHTITDLEAAESPLLTDFPHKALQGISLDDVTLSYGKHVITHDLLFTHFGLSGPAALRMSSFVKGGEVLSLDVLPQLSEKDLVTFLEENREKSLKNALKTLLPERLAEFFVQGYPEKVKQLTEKEREQLVQSIKELKIPVTGKMSLAKSFVTKGGVSLKEINPKTLESKLVPGLHFAGEVMDINAHTGGFNITSALCTGWVAGSLHYD; this comes from the coding sequence ATGAAACATTTTGATACTATTGTCATCGGTGGGGGACCTGCTGGTATGATGGCTACTATTTCCAGTAGCTTTTATGGACAGAAAACCCTCCTCATCGAAAAAAATCGGAAACTTGGAAAAAAATTAGCTGGGACTGGTGGGGGACGTTGCAATGTGACCAACAATGGTAGCTTAGACAACCTGCTAGCTGGAATTCCTGGAAACGGACGCTTTCTTTACAGTGTTTTCTCCCAGTTCGATAATCATGACATCATCAACTTTTTTACAGAAAATGGTGTTAAACTTAAGGTCGAAGACCACGGACGCGTCTTTCCAGCCAGTGACAAGTCTCGGACTATTATCGAAGCTTTGGAAAAGAAAATCACCGAACTAGGTGGTCAAGTTGCTACTCAAATAGAAATCGTTTCTGTTAAAAAAGTAGATGACCAGTTTGTCCTTAAGTCAGCGGATCAAACCTTCACTTGTGAGAAACTCATTGTCACAACAGGTGGTAAGTCTTATCCTTCGACTGGTTCGACTGGTTTTGGTCACGAGATTGCTCGCCATTTTAAGCATACCATCACCGATCTTGAGGCTGCTGAAAGTCCTTTATTAACAGATTTTCCACATAAAGCCTTACAAGGGATTTCTCTGGACGATGTGACCCTAAGTTATGGTAAGCATGTCATCACTCATGATTTACTCTTTACCCACTTTGGTTTGTCAGGTCCTGCTGCCCTACGCATGTCTAGCTTTGTCAAAGGTGGGGAGGTTCTCTCACTCGATGTTTTGCCTCAACTTTCTGAGAAGGACTTGGTTACATTTCTAGAAGAAAATCGGGAAAAATCCTTGAAAAACGCTTTAAAAACCTTGTTACCAGAACGCTTGGCCGAATTTTTTGTACAAGGATATCCTGAAAAAGTCAAACAACTGACTGAAAAGGAACGAGAACAACTTGTCCAGTCCATTAAAGAACTTAAAATTCCTGTAACTGGAAAAATGTCCCTTGCAAAGTCCTTTGTTACCAAGGGTGGAGTCAGTCTCAAGGAAATCAATCCTAAAACCCTTGAAAGTAAGCTGGTACCTGGTCTCCACTTTGCAGGCGAAGTTATGGATATCAATGCCCACACGGGTGGCTTTAACATCACTTCTGCCCTCTGTACCGGCTGGGTGGCGGGAAGTCTGCATTATGATTAA
- a CDS encoding TetR/AcrR family transcriptional regulator has translation MSERRISEKSLENLRKSNQESNLLTREAIETALLQLLEKKELTKISISELVKRAGVSRAAFYRNYDSKEEILESVFKRTVHNIMEQLHHYDLKTDLYLVWVHLFREARKEARVIQLALDYHLEKIFVQAMQEFLEKYHGKSKGVSSYLHSFWSSAIVSVLLKWIKDGMKVPAEKIADLGLPFFKK, from the coding sequence ATGTCTGAACGTAGAATCTCTGAAAAGTCTCTTGAAAATCTCAGAAAATCAAATCAAGAATCCAATTTATTAACCAGAGAAGCCATTGAAACAGCTCTCTTGCAACTCTTGGAAAAAAAGGAGCTGACCAAGATTAGTATTTCTGAATTGGTCAAACGTGCAGGTGTTTCGCGTGCGGCCTTTTATCGCAATTATGACTCCAAAGAGGAAATTTTAGAGAGCGTCTTTAAACGAACTGTCCACAATATTATGGAACAGCTGCATCATTACGATTTAAAGACAGACCTTTATTTGGTTTGGGTTCACCTTTTCCGGGAGGCCAGAAAGGAAGCTAGAGTAATTCAATTGGCCTTGGATTACCATCTGGAAAAAATCTTTGTCCAAGCCATGCAGGAATTTCTAGAAAAATACCATGGGAAATCAAAAGGTGTCAGCTCTTATCTTCATTCCTTCTGGAGCTCAGCCATCGTCTCTGTCCTTCTAAAATGGATCAAGGATGGCATGAAGGTACCAGCTGAAAAGATTGCAGATTTAGGTTTACCATTTTTTAAAAAATAG
- a CDS encoding MerR family transcriptional regulator, with product MYHIKEAAQLSGVSVKTLHHYDKIGLLVPLKSENGYRTYSQEDLERLQVILYYKYLGFSLEKIAELLKEERTDLLPHLTRQLDYLTRERQHLDTLISTLQKTIQEQKGERKMTIEEKFTGFSYQDNQKYHQEAVEKYGQEVMGQALERQKGHEDEATAAFNQVFQTLAQNLQVGLPATATENQEQAAKLLQAIRTYGFDCSIEVFGHIGKGYVYNPEFKENIDKFGSETAQYTSDAIAAYVQTNAE from the coding sequence ATGTACCATATAAAAGAAGCTGCGCAGCTTTCAGGTGTCTCTGTCAAGACCCTGCATCACTATGACAAGATAGGACTCTTGGTCCCCTTAAAGTCGGAAAACGGCTATCGAACCTACAGTCAAGAGGATTTGGAACGCCTTCAGGTCATTCTTTACTACAAATATCTAGGCTTTTCTTTAGAGAAAATAGCAGAACTGTTAAAGGAAGAAAGGACAGATTTATTGCCCCATTTGACTAGGCAGTTGGACTATCTAACTCGCGAAAGGCAACATCTGGATACCTTGATTTCCACCTTGCAAAAAACTATTCAAGAACAAAAAGGAGAAAGAAAAATGACCATTGAGGAAAAATTCACGGGATTTAGCTATCAAGACAATCAAAAATACCACCAAGAAGCGGTAGAGAAATATGGTCAAGAAGTCATGGGACAAGCGCTCGAACGCCAAAAAGGTCACGAAGACGAGGCTACGGCCGCCTTTAACCAAGTCTTTCAAACTTTGGCACAAAATCTTCAAGTTGGTTTACCTGCAACAGCAACCGAAAACCAGGAGCAAGCAGCCAAGCTCTTGCAAGCCATTCGCACTTATGGATTTGACTGCTCTATTGAGGTATTCGGTCATATCGGTAAAGGTTACGTCTACAACCCAGAGTTTAAGGAAAACATTGACAAGTTTGGTTCTGAAACAGCCCAGTACACGTCAGATGCCATTGCGGCTTACGTTCAGACAAATGCAGAATAA
- a CDS encoding sodium-dependent transporter, whose translation MIFLTDLRKHNRIVKSINQTEGYLTTQVAFSYFEKGDQSLTMSEKSQWGSKLGFILASAGSVIGLGSVWKFPYMTAANGGGGFLLIFLISTILIGFPLLLAEFALGRSAGVSAIKTFGKLGKNNKYNFIGWIGAFALFILLSFYSVIGGWILVYLGIEFGKLFQLGGTGDYAQLFTSIISNPAIDLGAQAAFILLNIFIVSRGVQKGIERASKVMMPLLFIIFVVIIGRSLSLPNAMEGVLYFLKPDFSKLTSAGLLYALGQSFFALSLGVTVMLTYASYLDKKTNLVQSGISIVAMNISISIMAGLAIFPAMSAFNIQSEGGPSLLFIVLPQLFDKMPFGTIFYVLFLFATVTSSVVMLEINVGNVTNQDNSKRAKWSVILGILTFVFGIPSALSYGVMADVHIFGKTFFDAMDFLVSNLLMPFGALYLSLFTGYIFKKALAMEELHLDERAWKQGLFQVWLFLLRFFVSSFQSSSLWSSLPNLCNQKELE comes from the coding sequence ATGATTTTCTTGACGGACCTTAGAAAACATAATAGGATAGTCAAGTCTATCAATCAAACAGAAGGCTATTTGACAACTCAAGTAGCTTTTTCTTATTTTGAAAAAGGAGATCAGAGTTTAACTATGTCAGAAAAATCACAATGGGGGTCGAAACTTGGCTTTATTCTAGCATCTGCTGGCTCGGTCATCGGGCTTGGTTCCGTTTGGAAGTTTCCCTACATGACTGCTGCTAATGGCGGTGGAGGCTTTTTACTAATCTTTCTCATTTCCACTATTTTAATCGGTTTCCCTCTCCTGCTGGCTGAGTTTGCCCTTGGCCGTAGTGCTGGCGTTTCCGCTATCAAAACCTTTGGAAAACTGGGCAAGAATAACAAGTACAACTTTATCGGTTGGATTGGCGCCTTTGCCCTCTTTATCCTCTTATCTTTTTACAGTGTTATCGGAGGATGGATTCTAGTCTATCTAGGTATTGAGTTTGGGAAATTGTTCCAACTTGGTGGAACGGGTGATTATGCTCAGTTATTTACTTCAATCATTTCAAATCCAGCCATTGACCTAGGAGCTCAAGCAGCCTTTATCTTATTAAATATCTTTATTGTATCACGTGGGGTTCAAAAAGGGATTGAAAGAGCTTCGAAAGTCATGATGCCCCTGCTCTTTATCATCTTTGTTGTTATCATCGGTCGCTCTCTCAGTTTGCCAAATGCCATGGAAGGGGTTCTTTACTTCCTCAAACCAGACTTTTCAAAACTGACTAGCGCTGGTCTCCTCTATGCTCTGGGACAATCTTTCTTTGCCCTCTCACTAGGGGTTACAGTCATGTTGACCTATGCTTCTTACTTGGACAAGAAAACCAATCTAGTCCAGTCAGGAATCTCCATCGTAGCCATGAATATCTCGATATCCATCATGGCAGGTCTAGCCATTTTCCCAGCCATGTCAGCCTTCAATATCCAGTCTGAAGGGGGACCCAGCCTGCTCTTTATCGTCTTGCCTCAACTCTTTGACAAGATGCCTTTTGGAACCATTTTCTACGTCCTCTTCCTCTTTGCGACTGTCACTTCTTCTGTCGTGATGCTGGAGATCAATGTGGGCAATGTCACCAACCAGGATAACAGCAAACGTGCCAAATGGAGTGTTATTTTAGGAATTTTGACCTTTGTCTTTGGCATTCCTTCAGCCCTATCTTACGGTGTCATGGCGGATGTTCACATTTTTGGTAAGACCTTCTTTGACGCTATGGACTTCTTGGTTTCCAATCTCCTCATGCCATTTGGAGCTCTCTACCTTTCACTTTTTACAGGCTATATCTTTAAAAAGGCTCTTGCAATGGAGGAACTCCATCTCGATGAAAGAGCATGGAAACAAGGACTGTTCCAAGTCTGGCTCTTCCTTCTTCGTTTCTTCGTTTCGTCATTCCAATCATCATCATTGTGGTCTTCATTGCCCAATTTATGTAATCAAAAAGAACTTGAGTAG
- a CDS encoding 8-oxo-dGTP diphosphatase yields the protein MNRREAVEFVNMCMIKNGDKVLVQDRVSPDWSGITFPGGHVERGESFVDAVIREVKEETGLIISKPQLCGIKNWYDDKDYRYVVLFYKTEHFTGELQSSDEGKVWWEDFENLSHLKLATDDMSDMLRVFLEEDLSEFFYYKNGDDWLYDLK from the coding sequence ATGAACAGAAGAGAGGCAGTCGAATTTGTTAACATGTGTATGATTAAAAACGGAGATAAGGTCCTGGTCCAAGACCGAGTTAGTCCCGACTGGTCTGGCATTACTTTTCCTGGTGGTCATGTTGAACGTGGCGAATCCTTTGTCGATGCTGTCATTCGTGAAGTGAAAGAAGAAACTGGTCTGATCATTTCCAAACCCCAACTCTGTGGTATCAAAAACTGGTATGACGACAAGGATTATCGTTATGTCGTCCTTTTTTACAAGACAGAACACTTTACTGGTGAACTCCAGTCTTCAGACGAAGGGAAAGTTTGGTGGGAGGACTTTGAAAATCTTTCTCATCTAAAACTTGCAACCGATGATATGTCTGATATGCTTCGTGTGTTTCTAGAAGAAGATCTCAGTGAATTCTTTTACTACAAAAACGGTGACGACTGGCTTTATGATTTGAAGTAA
- the spxB gene encoding pyruvate oxidase, with product MTQGKITASAAMLNVLKTWGVDTIYGIPSGTLSSLMDALAEDKDIRFLQVRHEETGALAAVMQAKFGGSIGVAVGSGGPGATHLINGVYDAAMDNTPFLAILGSRPVNELNMDAFQELNQNPMYNGIAVYNKRVAYAEQLPKVIDEACRAAVSKKGPAVVEIPVNFGFQEIDENSYYGSGSYERSFIAPALNEVEIDKAVEILNNAERPVIYAGFGGVKAGEVITELSRKIKAPIITTGKNFEAFEWNYEGLTGSAYRVGWKPANEVVFEADTVLFLGSNFPFAEVYEAFKNTEKFIQVDIDPYKLGKRHALDASILGDAGQAAKAILDKVNPVESTPWWRANVKNNQNWRDYMNKLEGKTEGELQLYQVYNAINKHADQDAIYSIDVGNTTQTSTRHLHMTPKNMWRTSPLFATMGIALPGGIAAKKDNPDRQVWNIMGDGAFNMCYPDVITNVQYDLPVINLVFSNAEYGFIKNKYEDTNKHLFGVDFTNADYAKIAEAQGAVGFTVDRIEDIDAVVAEAVKLNKEGKTVVIDARITQHRPLPVEVLELDPKLHSEEAIKAFKEKYEAEELVPFRLFLEEEGLQSRAIK from the coding sequence ATGACTCAAGGGAAAATTACTGCATCTGCAGCAATGCTTAACGTATTGAAAACATGGGGCGTAGATACAATCTACGGTATCCCATCAGGAACACTCAGCTCATTGATGGACGCTTTGGCTGAAGACAAAGATATCCGCTTCTTACAAGTTCGCCACGAAGAGACAGGTGCTCTTGCAGCGGTTATGCAAGCTAAATTCGGCGGCTCAATCGGGGTTGCAGTTGGTTCAGGTGGTCCAGGTGCGACTCACTTGATTAACGGTGTTTACGATGCAGCTATGGATAACACTCCATTCCTAGCGATCCTTGGATCACGTCCAGTTAACGAATTGAACATGGATGCTTTCCAAGAGCTTAACCAAAACCCAATGTACAACGGTATCGCTGTTTACAACAAACGTGTAGCTTACGCTGAGCAATTGCCAAAAGTAATTGACGAAGCCTGCCGTGCTGCAGTTTCTAAAAAAGGTCCAGCTGTTGTTGAAATTCCAGTAAACTTCGGTTTCCAAGAAATCGATGAAAACTCATACTACGGTTCAGGTTCATACGAACGCTCATTCATCGCTCCTGCTTTGAACGAAGTTGAAATCGACAAAGCTGTTGAAATCTTGAACAATGCTGAACGCCCAGTTATCTATGCTGGATTTGGTGGTGTTAAAGCTGGTGAAGTGATTACTGAATTGTCACGTAAAATCAAAGCACCAATCATCACAACTGGTAAAAACTTTGAAGCTTTCGAATGGAACTATGAAGGTTTGACAGGTTCTGCTTACCGTGTTGGTTGGAAACCAGCCAACGAAGTGGTCTTTGAAGCAGACACAGTTCTTTTCCTTGGTTCAAACTTCCCATTTGCTGAAGTTTACGAAGCATTCAAGAACACTGAAAAATTCATCCAAGTCGATATCGACCCTTACAAACTTGGTAAACGTCATGCCCTTGACGCTTCAATCCTTGGTGATGCTGGTCAAGCAGCTAAAGCTATCCTTGACAAAGTAAACCCAGTTGAATCAACTCCATGGTGGCGTGCAAACGTTAAGAACAACCAAAACTGGCGTGATTACATGAACAAACTCGAAGGTAAAACTGAGGGTGAATTGCAATTGTATCAAGTTTACAATGCAATCAACAAACATGCTGATCAAGACGCTATCTACTCAATCGACGTAGGTAACACTACTCAAACATCTACTCGTCACCTTCACATGACACCTAAGAACATGTGGCGTACATCTCCACTCTTTGCGACAATGGGTATTGCCCTTCCTGGTGGTATCGCTGCTAAGAAAGACAATCCAGATCGCCAAGTATGGAACATCATGGGTGACGGAGCATTCAACATGTGCTACCCAGACGTTATCACAAACGTTCAATACGACCTTCCAGTTATCAACCTTGTCTTCTCAAATGCTGAGTACGGCTTCATCAAGAACAAATACGAAGATACAAACAAACACTTGTTTGGTGTAGACTTCACAAACGCTGACTACGCTAAAATTGCGGAAGCTCAAGGAGCTGTTGGATTCACAGTTGACCGTATCGAAGACATCGATGCAGTTGTTGCAGAAGCTGTTAAATTGAACAAAGAAGGTAAAACTGTTGTCATCGATGCTCGCATCACTCAACACCGTCCACTTCCAGTAGAAGTACTTGAATTGGATCCAAAACTTCACTCAGAAGAAGCTATCAAAGCCTTCAAGGAAAAATACGAAGCAGAAGAACTCGTACCATTCCGTCTCTTCTTGGAAGAAGAAGGATTGCAATCACGCGCAATTAAATAA